From a region of the Brachionichthys hirsutus isolate HB-005 chromosome 9, CSIRO-AGI_Bhir_v1, whole genome shotgun sequence genome:
- the LOC137899261 gene encoding desmoplakin-B-like, producing the protein MSVFGSQKELSMSRRVGSKGDLAGGGSHYYARSEVIHGGGNGYDAYVDGYNTYTGTKTSMRGMGGGMGGGIVSGMSGGMGSGMGSGMGGGIVSGMSGGMGSGMGSGMGGGIVSGMSGGMGSGMGSGMGGGIVSGMSGGMGSGMGSGMGGGMGSGMGGGIVSGMGSGVGGGIVSGMSGGMGSGMGSGIGSGMGSGMSAIHQKAVMLQSQCQDHLMKAEHALQSGSTTGDAERYMGMARDTIEQLKSCAVDLRQMGQPNDNVVRTMEMCKDQLKGVHKAFTGSLQRRRSNRGSSGAWEEPGRSFQDAMGWISQQKRLIETASWGDDPAAIDQQLISHKRFHSAIQRSPEVDQARDDLLKKGDKANLHALDQEWDGLQKMSFGRSKQLQDLQQIIQEISKEIMWVNDREEEELMFDWGDKNISQYIPRKQESYSNLMSALEAKEKDLNKLKARVDAVLKNNHPAADKIEAYRDTLQTQWSWLLQISKCIDIHLKENHAYSQFFKEANETYSNLQKEHETVRMKFTCDRNTSLGDLQQLLNGLEREKEKIVENKRQVQRLVSSSKNIVRLKPRNPEDKSAGPVIVKALCDFKQDQKVICKGDEAILKNNNQRSKWEITGPGGLDMSVPSVCLIVPPPNPLSISLANKNDQYYEAILSIWNQLYINVKSLIAWRYCVQDIRRINSLTISMLARMRPEEYRQIIKSLEARFAEFKVSSLGSQIFADEDKRAVEEQFTGAQAHYDQLVEQLPPFMTKAEPARRKVSSSSSSSSAPASHSLTELHALRLRLEAAEGTLSQHVHVCVGDDGVNDCGLKITQLETVQRDVDSLHEDFLRLRERIARELEETSDPDKAQFLRSELGTLNQRLGSLEGSSSASLRRLRALRDMLESVARAEDIVKVHEARLMEKETTSLSPGDVEDYMSTLRNIKAELDNKKDVLASMEAELSKASHWNSQVGGPAHRCDMMLCRYTEQVGVLSDRWGRISGQIDTRLQDLLLYQPQLLRCKETSGSLDDWINATRTKQDVLQAAKIDDLQALRDHMSEQKALNGEIKAKREMLEGVLKDKEACVTAIKDYETDLASYASGLETLLNIPIKRTMLKSPSEELNQEVTQLQTRYLELLTSSGGYYKFLGELLRNMEELKIRNTRIDLLEEELRLLKDNFQDCNAKNKSLEDAVGRYKLDLSRSQDQLLSVEEVKQSTVLKCNAAKDSLDSSQSQLAGLNDQLTNLKYLLEEEKRKRRLAEERYTQQQVEYESVLRKRQEELETVSWSKVEVEKGVSSKDREIQQLRRQLAEEAEKIKGLQREMSKVRSKGIVEINKLTLNYESQIHISRSDLQRLEAQREEDAAELRLQFDRIVAERSDMEEALRRLRMLVNEAEERKKMAEEESRSQNAAVAEEGHKRRALERQVEVLMGERHEESQELAQVMRRLQEKSEEVAYITHSLEEEARRRRTAEEGQGVMDSTLAELQAKLTSSSVAVSQLVQCKEELQKVRTELERERRERRRVEQNTSRLQERTKDLQAVRDDLESQVENQRTASQDEVARRRQAEAELEKSTLTTAEYASTITMLRQSLDQAGSSEKRRDEACLKLQEELERSSRQKKASAEHMTKLGAELKALQQQLLQEQARVKEAKLKNEALTRTVEESSKALQDEAAALQSLKELTETQSRERLRMEEELRAAQRDKEELVRSKRGFDQECSAQIDALELQLRASVRSNKDQCSLFSELSSEREKLNVETENLQKQATETSTMMQSLQSQHKEIVTERDALLLKLQFSGTGKDHVQKLEEELALVKLSQESELRNKQRLLEENERVKRDLDYWKEQHNSKHGLIRQYDTDKERLEREKVSLKSEIDRLMKELRELEEAYKSKLAAIQGELQEVTIVKQNIETELSRREPHTGLLLLPISETLDPTKVIFDGVRKTVTAQQLLDCGVLDKQTFDRLMKGEKTVFEVSVEKKVFLKGTGSIAGVAAGPLGKMSLSEAKKKMLMPPESANLLLDAQAATGHIIDPSSNQKLTVEEACSRGVVDNRDRDRLLVAEAAAVGYRDPSTAKPLALFDAMKKGIIDWKTTLRLLQAQLSAGGILDPVLSIYLPKDIALNRDLIDEDLCDALNQYPECYLDPDTQQTTTYLSLKKKCKADPSTGLLLLPEPRKPLTVQGLRDEVKVIDLVDANLLERSDMDQLRDGILTRQDIEDRLRSYLRGSNCIAGVYDEDNEKIIPVYQAMKDGLLQPGTTLAMLEAQAASGFIVDPVNNLYLTVSDAYNGRLFGPEFKNSLLSAERAVTGYKIPGTDTIISLFEAIERGLVEKGHGIRLLEAQIASGGIIDPKHSHRIDVNVAYKRGYFNEEMNNALADQSVDSKGFFDPNTDENLTYMELKKRCMTDSKTGLILLPITDKKKQESFQKNTLRKRRVLIVDPETNKEMTVHEAYSKGYIDYSTYLELSEQECEWEEITITDPDGSTRFVINDRKTGRQYDITELLEKQVISQADVERYRSRAITLNQFADLITGNTRQADPVASSSSSSTSTSAETYSAALSMPLSPTFSKITTTKTTTVTEQNVAANIESPSSPDSPRNVSRVSLILNHPVENIVEQEPVGAIFDTDSLEKITITEALNRGLVDSITALRLLEAQACTGGIIDPKNGQRFGIQEASRLGIIDDNMASKLKPAQKAYVGFEDVKTRRKMSVPAAMKEMWLPYEAGQRFMEFQFVTGGLYDPEMGCRRSIEDAMKLGWMDARAAHKLQDARNHVKNLTCPKSKLKICYKEALDNCLMEESTGVKMLQASTVSSRGISSPYNVSSAPGSRTGSRTGSRSGSRRSSRRSSVDLGSSSSSTSHYGKSVTSTFLSTPIN; encoded by the exons ATGAGTGTGTTCGGGTCTCAGAAGGAGCTGAGCATGAGCCGCAGGGTCGGGTCCAAAGGCGACCTGGCCGGCGGGGGGAGCCACTATTACGCACGGAGCGAAGTCATTCACGGAGGCGGTAATGGATACGATGCTTACGTGGACGGATACAACACGTACACCGGTACAAAGACCTCCATGCGCGGAATGGGAGGCGGAATGGGAGGCGGAATAGTGAGCGGAATGTCAGGCGGAATGGGAAGTGGAATGGGAAGCGGAATGGGAGGCGGAATAGTGAGCGGAATGTCAGGCGGAATGGGAAGCGGAATGGGAAGCGGAATGGGAGGTGGAATAGTGAGCGGAATGTCAGGCGGAATGGGAAGCGGAATGGGAAGCGGAATGGGAGGTGGAATAGTGAGCGGGATGTCAGGCGGAATGGGAAGTGGAATGGGAAGCGGAATGGGAGGTGGAATGGGAAGCGGAATGGGAGGTGGAATAGTGAGCGGAATGGGAAGCGGAGTGGGAGGTGGAATAGTGAGCGGAATGTCAGGCGGAATGGGAAGTGGAATGGGAAGCGGAATAGGAAGCGGAATGGGAAGCGGAATGAG TGCCATCCACCAGAAGGCCGTGATGCTGCAGAGCCAGTGCCAGGACCACCTGATGAAAGCCGAACACGCCCTTCAGTCT GGCAGCACCACCGGCGACGCCGAGCGCTACATGGGGATGGCGAGAGACACCATCGAGCAGCTGAAGAGCTGCGCCGTGGACCTGAGGCAGATGGGACAGCCCAACGACAACGTCGTCAGGAC CATGGAGATGTGCAAAGACCAGCTGAAGGGCGTCCACAAGGCCTTCACAGGCTCcttacagaggaggaggagcaacaggGGGAGCTCCGGCGCCTGGGAGGAGCCTGGGAGGAGCTTCCAAGACGCCATGGGATGGATCTCACAGCAGAAG CGTCTGATTGAAACGGCGTCCTGGGGGGACGATCCGGCGGCCATCGACCAGCAGCTCATCAGCCACAAGAGGTTTCACAGCGCCATCCAGAGAAGCCCCGAGGTGGACCAGGCCAGGGACGACCTG CTCAAGAAAGGAGACAAAGCGAATCTGCACGCTCTGGATCAGGAGTGGGACGGCTTGCAG AAAATGTCGTTCGGTCGGTCCAAGCAGCTGCAGGATCTCCAGCAGATCATTCAGGAGATCTCCAAGGAGATCATGTGGGTGAAcgacagggaggaagaggagctgatgtTCGACTGGGGAGACAAGAACATCAGCCAGTACATCCCACGCAAGCAGGAGAGCTACTCT AATCTGATGAGCGCCCTGGAGGCCAAAGAGAAGGACCTGAATAAGCTCAAAGCCCGAGTGGACGCCGTCCTGAAGAACAACCACCCGGCTGCAGACAAGATCGAG gcgtACAGGGACACGCTGCAGACTCAGTGGAGCTGGCTGCTGCAAATTTCCAAATGCATCGACATTCACCTGAAGGAGAACCACGCCTACAGCCAG TTCTTCAAGGAAGCCAATGAGACCTACAGCAACCTGCAGAAGGAGCACGAGACGGTCCGCATGAAGTTCACGTGCGACAGGAACACGTCTTTGGgcgacctgcagcagctcctcaacGGGCTGGAG agggagaaggagaagatcgTGGAGAACAAGAGGCAGGTCCAGCGGCTGGTCAGCAGCTCCAAGAACATCGTGAGACTGAAACCCAGAAACCCTGAAGACAAGAGCGCCGGCCCCGTCATCGTCAAGGCTTTGTGCGACTTCAAGCAAGACCAG AAGGTGATCTGCAAGGGCGACGAGGCGATCCTGAAGAACAACAACCAGCGCAGCAAGTGGGAAATCACCGGTCCGGGAGGGCTGGACATGTCGGTGCCCTCGGTCTGCCTGATCGTTCCACCGCCGAACCCTCTCAGCATCAGCCTGGCCAACAA GAACGACCAGTACTACGAGGCCATCCTGTCCATCTGGAATCAGCTGTACATCAACGTGAAGAGCCTCATCGCCTGGCGGTACTGTGTCCAGGACATCAGACGCATCAACTCCCTCACCATCTCCATG CTGGCTCGGATGCGCCCGGAGGAATACCGGCAGATCATCAAGAGCCTGGAGGCGCGCTTCGCCGAGTTCAAAGTGAGCAGCCTCGGCTCCCAGATATTTGCTGACGAGGACAAGAGGGCGGTGGAGGAGCAGTTCACCGGCGCCCAGGCCCACTACGACCAGCTGGTGGAGCAGCTGCCCCCCTTCA TGACCAAGGCGGAGCCGGCGAGGAGGAaggtgtcctcctcctcctcctcctcctccgccccgGCGTCCCACAGCTTAACCGAGCTGCACGCGCTCAGACTGAGGCTGGAGGCCGCCGAGGGAACGCTGAGTCAGCACGTTCACGTCTGCGTCGGAGACGACGGCGTGAACGACTGCGGTCTGAAGATCACGCAGCTGGAG ACGGTGCAGCGGGACGTGGACTCGCTGCACGAGGACTTCCTGCGTCTGAGGGAGCGCATCGCGAGGGAGCTGGAAGAAACGAGCGATCCGGACAAGGCCCAGTTCCTCCGCAGCGAGCTTGGAACCCTCAACCAGCGGCTGGGGAGTCTGGAGGGCAGCTCCTCGGCGTCGCTGCGGCG GCTGCGGGCTCTAAGGGACATGCTGGAGAGCGTGGCCCGGGCTGAGGACATCGTGAAGGTCCATGAGGCGAGGCtgatggagaaagagaccacCTCCCTGTCACCTGGAGACGTGGAGGATTACATGTCCACCCTGAGG AATATTAAAGCAGAGCTGGATAACAAGAAAGATGTTCTGGCCTCCATGGAGGCGGAGCTGTCCAAGGCGAGCCACTGGAACAGCCAGGTGGGCGGCCCCGCCCACAGGTGCGACATGATGCTGTGCAGATACACCGAGCAGGTGGGGGTGCTGTCAGACCGCTGGGGACGAATCAGTGGACAGATTGACACCAG ACTCCAGGATTTGCTGCTGTACCAGCCTCAGCTGCTGCGCTGCAAGGAAACCAGCGGCTCCCTGGACGACTGGATCAACGCCACGCGGACTAAACAGGACGTCCTGCAGGCCGCCAAGATAGACGACCTGCAGGCCCTGCGAGACCACATGAGCGAGCAGAAG GCGCTGAACGGGGAAATCAAGGCGAAGCGGGAGATGCTAGAGGGCGTGCTGAAGGACAAGGAGGCCTGCGTCACTGCGATCAAG GACTACGAAACGGACCTCGCCTCCTACGCCTCCGGCTTAGAGACCTTACTCAACATCCCCATCAAGAGGACGATGCTGAAGTCGCCGTCCGAGGAGCTCAATCAAGAG GTTACACAACTGCAAACCCGCTACTTGGAGTTGCTTACCTCCTCTGGAGGTTACTACAAATTCCTGGGAGAGCTGCTCAGAAACATGGAGGAGCTCAAG ATTCGTAACACCAGGATTGATCTATTAGAGGAAGAGCTTCGCCTCCTGAAGGATAACTTCCAAGACTGCAATGCCAAGAACAAATCTCTGGAGGACGCCGTTGGCCGATACAAATTGGATCTGTCCCGGTCGCAGGACCAGTTGCTGTCTGTAGAGGAGGTGAAGCAGAGCACCGTGCTGAAGTGCAACGCCGCCAAGGACAGCCTGGACAGCAGTCAAAGCCAGCTAGCAGGCCTCAACGATCAGCTGACAAATCTGAAGTacctgctggaggaagagaagaggaagaggaggctggcAGAGGAACGCTACACCCAGCAGCAGGTGGAGTATGAGTCGGTGCTGAGGAAgaggcaggaggagctggagacaGTCAGCTGGTCTAAGGTGGAGGTCGAGAAGGGCGTGTCGAGCAAAGACCGCGAGATCCAACAGCTGCGGAGGCAGCTGGCCGAGGAAGCAGAAAAGATCAAGGGGCTCCAGAGGGAAATGTCAAAGGTAAGAAGCAAAGGCATTGTGGAGATTAACAAGCTAACGCTCAACTACGAATCCCAGATCCACATCAGCCGCTCAGACCTCCAGAGACTGGAAGCCCAGCGGGAGGAGGATGCGGCTGAGCTCCGGCTGCAGTTTGACAGGATTGTGGCGGAGAGGAGTGACATGGAGGAAGCGCTGAGGAGGCTCAGGATGCTTGTCAATGAGGCTGAGGAGCGAAAGAAGATGGCAGAGGAAGAGTCTCGCAGTCAGAATGCCGCCGTCGCAGAGGAAGGACACAAGAGGAGAGCGCTGGAAAGACAGGTGGAGGTGCTGATGGGAGAAAGGCATGAAGAAAGCCAGGAGCTGGCCCAAGTCATGAGGAGGCTTCAGGAGAAGAGTGAGGAGGTGGCCTACATCACACACAGTCTCGAGGAGGAGGCCCGCAGGAGGAGAACTGCAGAGGAGGGGCAGGGGGTGATGGACAGTACTTTAGCCGAGCTGCAGGCGAAGCTAACCAGTTCATCAGTGGCTGTGAGCCAGTTGGTCCAGTGCAAGGAGGAGCTTCAGAAGGTGCGTACGGAGCTGGAGAGGGAGCGCAGGGAGCGAAGAAGAGTAGAACAGAACACGAGCAGATTACAGGAACGCACGAAGGACCTGCAGGCCGTGAGAGATGATCTGGAGAGTCAGGTGGAAAACCAAAGGACGGCTAGCCAGGATGAAGTGGCCAGAAGAAGGCAGGCAGAAGCAGAGCTGGAAAAGTCCACTTTAACCACGGCAGAGTACGCCAGCACCATCACCATGCTACGCCAGAGTCTAGACCAAGCCGGCTCGTCGGAAAAGAGGAGGGATGAAGCGTGTCTGAAGTTGCAAGAGGAGCTAGAACGAAGCTCCAGACAGAAGAAGGCCTCTGCTGAGCACATGACAAAGCTCGGGGCAGAGCTGAAggccctgcagcagcaactcCTGCAGGAGCAGGCCAGGGTCAAAGAGGCAAAGCTCAAGAATGAAGCTCTCACCCGGACTGTGGAGGAGAGTAGTAAAGCACTGCAGGACGAAGCAGCAGCCCTTCAGAGCCTGAAGGAGTTAACAGAAACTCAGAGCAGAGAGAGGCTGAGAATGGAGGAAGAACTAAGAGCAGCACAGCGCGATAAAGAGGAACTTGTGAGGTCCAAACGGGGCTTTGACCAGGAGTGTTCCGCCCAGATCGATGCCCTTGAGCTGCAGCTTCGAGCCAGTGTGCGCAGCAATAAAGATCAATGCAGCCTGTTCTCAGAGCTCTCGTCAGAGAGGGAGAAGCTCAATGTGGAGACTGAGAACTTACAGAAGCAGGCCACCGAG ACATCCACTATGATGCAGTCCCTTCAGTCCCAGCACAAGGAGATTGTGACGGAGAGAGAtgctctgctgctgaaactgCAGTTCTCAGGAACGGGCAAAGATCACGTTCAGAAGCTCGAGGAGGAACTCGCTCTCGTCAAATTGTCCCAAGAGTCAGAGCTTCGCAATAAGCAACGTCTACTGGAGGAAAATGAACGGGTGAAGAGGGATTTAGATTACTGGAAGGAGCAGCATAACAGTAAGCATGGCCTAATCCGGCAATATGACACGGACAAGGAACGTCTAGAGAGGGAAAAGGTGTCTTTGAAAAGTGAGATAGACAGGCTGATGAAGGAGCtcagggagctggaggaggcgtaTAAAAGTAAGCTGGCAGCCATACAGGGAGAACTGCAGGAGGTGACCATTGTCAAGCAAAATATTGAAACCGAGCTGTCAAGA AGAGAACCTCACACAGGTCTGCTGCTTTTGCCGATCTCTGAGACACTAGACCCTACAAAAGTGATCTTTGATGGTGTACGTAAGACTGTAACAGCACAACAGTTGCTTGATTGTGGGGTCCTGGACAAACAGACGTTTGACCGATTAATGAAGGGGGAGAAAACTGTGTTTGAGGTCTCGGTGGAGAAAAAGGTCTTTCTAAAGGGTACAGGTTCAATTGCTGGTGTGGCAGCTGGACCTTTAGGAAAAATGTCTTTATCAGAAGCCAAGAAGAAAATGCTCATGCCCCCAGAGAGTGCAAATTTGCTACTGGATGCCCAGGCTGCCACAGGCCACATCATTGACCCCTCAAGCAATCAGAAACTGACAGTAGAGGAAGCTTGTTCCAGAGGAGTGGTGGATAATAGGGATAGAGACAGACTCTTAGTGGCAGAAGCTGCTGCCGTGGGCTACCGGGATCCAAGCACAGCGAAGCCTCTTGCATTGTTTGACGCAATGAAGAAGGGAATAATTGATTGGAAGACTACACTACGCCTCCTACAGGCCCAGTTATCTGCAGGGG GTATTTTGGACCCTGTCCTGAGCATATACCTACCAAAAGACATTGCTTTGAATAGGGATCTCATTGATGAGGACCTATGTGATGCACTGAATCAGTATCCTGAGTGCTATCTGGACCCAGACACCCAACAAACAACTACGTATCTATctctgaagaagaaatgcaaaGCAGATCCAAGCACAGGTCTTTTGCTTCTCCCTGAACCTAGAAAGCCATTAACTGTCCAGGGGCTTCGAGATGAGGTAAAAGTCATAGATTTAGTTGATGCCAACCTGCTTGAACGCTCTGATATGGACCAACTGAGAGACGGGATATTGACAAGACAGGACATTGAAGACCGTTTACGATCATACCTTCGAGGTTCTAACTGCATAGCAGGAGTGTATGACGAGGACAATGAAAAGATAATACCCGTCTATCAGGCCATGAAAGATGGACTGTTGCAACCTGGGACAACTCTGGCAATGCTTGAGGCCCAAGCTGCCTCAGGTTTCATAGTTGATCCTGTCAATAACCTTTACCTGACTGTTAGTGATGCATATAATGGAAGACTATTTGGACCAGAGTTCAAGAACAGTCTGCTCTCAGCAGAAAGAGCTGTGACTGGTTATAAAATTCCTGGCACAGACACGATTATCTCTCTCTTTGAGGCCATAGAGAGGGGTCTAGTGGAGAAAGGTCATGGCATCCGTCTGCTAGAGGCTCAGATTGCCAGTGGTGGTATCATTGATCCTAAACACAGCCATCGTATTGACGTAAACGTAGCCTACAAAAGAGGCTACTTTAATGAAGAAATGAATAACGCCCTGGCCGACCAAAGTGTTGACTCCAAGGGTTTCTTTGACCCGAACACAGATGAAAACCTAACCTATATGGAGCTCAAGAAACGCTGTATGACAGATAGCAAAACTGGCCTCATTCTTTTGCCTATCACAGACAAGAAAAAGCAAGAGTCCTTTCAGAAGAACACCTTGAGAAAGAGGAGGGTGTTAATAGTGGACCCAGAAACCAACAAAGAGATGACGGTCCATGAAGCATATAGCAAAGGATACATTGACTACAGCACCTACCTGGAGCTGTCTGAGCAGGAATGTGAGTGGGAAGAGATCACTATAACTGATCCGGATGGTTCCACACGGTTTGTTATCAATGACAGGAAAACTGGAAGACAATATGACATTACTGAGCTCCTTGAAAAACAAGTAATTAGTCAGGCAGATGTGGAGCGGTACCGATCCCGTGCCATCACCCTCAATCAATTTGCAGATCTTATCACCGGCAACACCAGGCAAGCGGATCCAG tggcctcgtcttcatcgtcatcGACATCAACGTCGGCAGAGACCTATTCCGCTGCCCTGTCAATGCCCTTGTCACCTACCTTCTCAAAGATCACCACAACTAAAACTACGACTGTCACAGAGCAAAACGTCGCAGCTAACATCGAGTCGCCGAGCTCACCTGATTCCCCCAGGAACGTATCCAGAGTGTCTCTCATTCTGAACCATCCTGTTGAAAACATAGTGGAACAGGAACCTGTGGGTGCCATTTTTGACACAGATTCTCTCGAGAAGATAACCATCACAGAGGCTTTAAATCGTGGTCTCGTCGATTCCATCACTGCCCTGAGACTACTAGAAGCCCAGGCCTGCACTGGAGGAATTATTGATCCCAAAAATGGCCAGAGGTTTGGGATCCAAGAGGCTTCCCGCTTAGGCATAATAGACGACAACATGGCCAGCAAGCTGAAGCCTGCCCAGAAGGCCTACGTCGGCTTTGAGGATGTAAAAACAAGGAGGAAGATGTCTGTTCCTGCAGCCATGAAGGAGATGTGGCTGCCATATGAAGCAGGACAGAGGTTCATGGAGTTTCAGTTTGTTACA